In the Streptomyces cinnamoneus genome, GGCGCGAAAGCTGTGGCTGCCGCCGAGGCCGCGGTCGTGGCTGCGGCTGCCCGCGAGCAGAGCCGGCAGACGGCGTGCGCTGTGGGCCGCCATGGCGGTCTGCTCGCTGGCCCTGACGCCCGCCACCTGGGTGTACGTCTCGGCGACGCCCCGGGTGCGGGACGCCGGGCACGTGCCGTCCGCGCCGGTGGCCATGGTCTTCGGCGCGGGCCTGTGGGAGGGCAGGCCGTCCCCCTATCTGGCCCACCGCCTGGACACGGCGGCCGGGCTGTACCGGGCGGGCAAGGTCCGGGTGGTGCTGGTGACCGGCGACAACAGCCGCGACGACTACGACGAGCCGGACGCGATGCGGGCGTACCTGCGGGACCGCGGGGTGCCCGACGCGCGCATCGTGAGCGACTTCGCGGGCTTCGACACCTGGGACTCCTGCGCCCGGGCCCGGCGCGTCTTCGGCGTGAAGCAGGCGGTGCTGATCAGTCAGGGCTTCCACATACGGCGGGCGCTGGCGCTGTGCGGGGCGGCGGGCATCGACGCGTACGGCGTCGGGGCGTCCTCCGACCCCCACGACATCACGTGGTACGCGGGCGGTGCCCGCGAGGTCCTGGCGTCGGGCAAGGCCGCGCTGGACGCGCTCGTACGGCCCAGCCCGGCCTTCCTGGGGCCGCACGAGCCGGGCGTCGAGCGGGCGCTGGCGGACGAGGGGCCGTAGCGGGCCGGCGTCGGGCGGCGGTCCTCCACGGGCCGGTCAGGCGCGTTTGGGCTCGCGGTTGTTGATGGCGTCGAGGTAGAGCTTGAAGATCTCGTCGTCGTTTATGGGGCTGTAGGAGACCTTGTCGCTCTCGTCGCCGTCGGGGCCGCCCCCGTTGAGCCCGCCGAGCACGCCGATCAGGTCGCCGGTCTTCGTGCGCTCGTCGAAGCGGATGAGCCAGGGGCTGCCGGAGGTGCCGGAGTAGAAGCCGTCGCAGCGCATCTGCAGCTGTTTGTACCCCTCCAGCCGCGTGGTCATGGCCGTGCAGCGGATGGCCTGGTCGGCGGCGTCGGCGTCCGAACTGGGGTAGCCGATGACCGTGGTGCGGTTGGTGTAGCCGGGCGTGCGGACCAGTCTGTTGGCTCCGGTCACGCGCTCGATCTGGCGGCCGCGGCCGTCGGGCTTGACGGTGGCGAAGGCGAAGTCGAGGTCGGAGTCCTCGCCGGTGCTGTCGCGCCGGGGATCGACGAACTCCCGGTCGACGGCCCAGACGCCGAAGGGCTGCTTGCCGGAACCCTGCCGGTAGTCCGGCACGAAGGCCGCCTCGTCGCCGTGCGAGCAGTGCCCGGCGGTGATGATCATGTTGCCCTTGGGGCTGTGCACGACGCTGGCGGTGCAGAAGTGGTTCCGCATGTCGTCACCGACGTAGAACAGCACGCCGACCGAGGGCACCCCCGCGAAGTGCCGGGCGCTGCCGGTGATGCGCTGGGCCTCGATCTGCGGGTCGGCGTTGGCGTCGTCGGCCGGGGCCTCGGTGGCCTCCGACATCCTCGACGGCCCCCAGAAGCGGCGGGCCTCCTCGCTGGACCAGCTTCCCTCCCGCCCGTGCCCGCCGGCCCCCTTCGGGACGGCGGCCGCCAGCGCGACCACGTAGAGCCCCGCGAGCACGGCCCGGACCCACCGGGCCCGGCGCCACCGGGAGAAACGCACATGCACCCCCACCACGTCAGGAAGGTAGTCGACAGGCTAACCGGAATCCCCGGGTACGCCGTGCACCGGACTGCTTTCCGCATGGTCAGTAGTACGAATGACCGACAAATCTGGACTGAATCTGTCACCAGGCGGAGGGAGGAGCAAGGGAATGCGCGAATTCAAAGGGAATGCTCAGACTGCGCTCCCGGCCCCGGGGCGCGCGGCCGCTCCGCCGGGCGTCCCGGCTCAGCCGCCCCACTGGTCGTAGCCGAGCTTGCACACCAGCGACACCACCACCACGACCAGCACTGCCCGGACGAAGCCGCTGCCGCGCCGGAGCGCCATGCGCGCGCCGAGCGCGCCGCCCATCAGGTTGAAGACGGCCATGGGCGCGGCCACCTGCCACAGCACGGCGCCCTGCCAGGTGAAGGTCACGAGCGCGCCGACGTTCGTGCAGACGTTGACGATCTTCGCCGTGCCGGACGCCGTGACGAGCTCCATGTGGAGGATCCCGGCGAGCGCGAGGACGAGGAAGGTGCCGGTGCCGGGGCCGATGAGCCCGTCGTAGAAGCCGATGCCGAGACCGGCGACGAGGATGGCGGTCAGGACGCGGCGACGGCTCGGCGGGGCGGCGTCGGCGACCGTGGTGCCGAACGCCGGCCGCAGCAGCACGAAGGCGAGCACCACCATCAGCACCGCCATGATCAGGGGGCGCAGGACGGCGCTGTCGATGCCGGAGGCGAAGAACGCCCCGGCCAGCGAGCCGCCGAGGGCGGCGAGACCGATGCGCACGGCGGTGCGCAGGTCGAGGGGGGCCTTGCGGGAGTAGGCGACGGCGGCGGCGGTCGTCCCGCAGATGGCCACGGCCTTGTTGGTGCCGAGGATGTGCGCGGGTGCCGTGTGGGGCAGGCCCACCAGCAGGGCCGGCAGCTGGAGCAGTCCGCCGCCGCCGACCACGGCGTCGATCCAGCCGGCGGCAGCGGCGGCGAGGCAGAGCACGATCAGCGTCGTCAGTGATATGTCGGTGGCCACCGGCGCGATCGTAGGGCTTCCGCCGTGGCAGGGCCCCGCCGTGGTGCCGGGAAGTGGCGGCGGACACATCGGAGCCGGTGGCCCGGGACCGTACCGGACGGACGCCCGGTTCGCGCGGCCACCGGTTCTGACCCCCCGTCACTTCGGCGGCGGGCACGGGCCGGTGGGTCTGGACGTGCGCGCCGGGGGCGTCAGTCCAGCGGGGTGCCGTCCCACCGCCAGGACTCCCGCCGGGGCAGCCCGGGCAGCTCCAGCCGGCCGGTCGCCCACAGCAGCGTGCGCCAGGGGTCGTCCCCGACGGGAACGTTCCGGAACAGCCGGGCCAGCACCCGCTCGCACACCCCGGCGGGCGGCTCCCAGGCGACGCCGAGCCCGTCGGCGACGTCGCGCGCGTGCACGACGGCCTCCACGATCCCCATGGCGGCGAAGCCCTCGGGGTCGGAGACGCCGTAGGAGTGATGCGCCCGCGTCTGCGGCCCCCGGGTGCGCACCACGGCCGCCAGCAGGCCGGTGCACGCCTGGAGCACCTGCATCAGCCCGGCCACGCCGGCCTCGCGCTCGGCGTGGATGGTCTCCCGCGGCCCCCCGTCCCGCTGACAGGTCATCAGCGTCGGCACATAGCTGTCCAACGGCGGGTTGGGCGCGGAGAGTTGCAGGGCGTAGCAGAACATGTCGTCGGCGAGGTGCTCGACGGTCTCCCAGCAGTCCCACTCCAGCTCCCCGGCGGACCGCCCCCACGTCTCCTCGGGCACGTCCTGGAAGGCGGCGACGATGAGGCGCACGACCTCCTCGACGTCATCGGCGGAGACAGGGGTTCGGGGAGCGTCGGCCGTGGTAGGCGATGCTTGTGTGTCGGACATGGCGGGGACAGTAGCAAGGGGAGCGACGGGCGCCGGCGGTATTTTGTGGAGTGGAGTGAGACCTCCCCTCCCGTGAGCCGAACATGACCACGATGGGATCTCCCGCTCCCTTGGCCTGACCCCGGTGAACCATCCCCGCACGCGTCGTCGCAGACCGGACCGCAGAGGAGCACACACCCCATGAACGGCTGGACCGTGAGCGACATCCCAGGTCAGAGCGGCCGCATCGCCGTCGTGACGGGGGCCAACAGCGGCATCGGGTACGTGACCGCCCGGGAGCTCGCCCGGCAGGGGGCCCGGGTGGTGCTGGGGTGCCGGGACGTCACGCGCGGTAAGGCCGCCGAGGAGCTGATGCGCGAGCAGGTGCCCGGCGCGGACGTGCGGCTCGCCGTGCTCGACCTGGCCGACCTGGCGTCCGTACGGGCGTTCGCCGCGGAGCTGCCCGAGGAGCGGCTCGATCTGCTGGTCAACAACGCCGGGGTGATGGCGCTGCCGCAGCGCCGGACCGTCGACGGGTTCGAGATGCAGTTCGCCACGAACCACCTCGGCCACTTCGCGCTCACCGGTCTGTTGCTGCCCCGGCTGCGCGCGGCCGGGCCCGGGGCCCGGGTGGTGACGGTGTCGAGCGGGCTGCACTTCCTGGGCACCGTCGACCCGCGGGACCTCCAGATGGACCACCGCTACCGCCGGTGGATCGCCTACGGCCGGTCCAAGAGCGCCAACCTCCTCTTCACGCACGAGCTGTCGCGCCGGCTCACCGCCGAGGGCTCGGCGGTCGTGGCGGCGGCCGCGCACCCCGGGTACGCGGCGACGAACCTCCAGACCGCCGGCCTGCGGATGGAGGAGCGGGCCGTGGCCGAGCGGGCCGTGGAGCTGCTCAACCGCACGGTCGCGCAGAGCGCCGAGGACGGGGCGCTGCCCTCGCTGTACGCGGCCACCGCGCCGGGCGTGCGGCAGGACGACTTCATCGGGCCCCGCGTCCTGTTGTGGCGCGGCTCCCCCACCCGTTCCGTGCGGGCGCGGTGGACGCTCGACGACCGGGCGAGCGCGGGGCTGTGGGCCGCCTCCGAACGGCTCACCGGGGTCACGTACGCCTGGAACGGGGACTAGGCGGCGTCCGGGCGGAGGGCCGCGCCGGCCCATCGGACACCCCCTAGTCCAGGCCCGCCGACTTC is a window encoding:
- a CDS encoding oxidoreductase, whose protein sequence is MNGWTVSDIPGQSGRIAVVTGANSGIGYVTARELARQGARVVLGCRDVTRGKAAEELMREQVPGADVRLAVLDLADLASVRAFAAELPEERLDLLVNNAGVMALPQRRTVDGFEMQFATNHLGHFALTGLLLPRLRAAGPGARVVTVSSGLHFLGTVDPRDLQMDHRYRRWIAYGRSKSANLLFTHELSRRLTAEGSAVVAAAAHPGYAATNLQTAGLRMEERAVAERAVELLNRTVAQSAEDGALPSLYAATAPGVRQDDFIGPRVLLWRGSPTRSVRARWTLDDRASAGLWAASERLTGVTYAWNGD
- a CDS encoding sulfite exporter TauE/SafE family protein, producing the protein MATDISLTTLIVLCLAAAAAGWIDAVVGGGGLLQLPALLVGLPHTAPAHILGTNKAVAICGTTAAAVAYSRKAPLDLRTAVRIGLAALGGSLAGAFFASGIDSAVLRPLIMAVLMVVLAFVLLRPAFGTTVADAAPPSRRRVLTAILVAGLGIGFYDGLIGPGTGTFLVLALAGILHMELVTASGTAKIVNVCTNVGALVTFTWQGAVLWQVAAPMAVFNLMGGALGARMALRRGSGFVRAVLVVVVVSLVCKLGYDQWGG
- a CDS encoding SanA/YdcF family protein encodes the protein MGTARKLWLPPRPRSWLRLPASRAGRRRALWAAMAVCSLALTPATWVYVSATPRVRDAGHVPSAPVAMVFGAGLWEGRPSPYLAHRLDTAAGLYRAGKVRVVLVTGDNSRDDYDEPDAMRAYLRDRGVPDARIVSDFAGFDTWDSCARARRVFGVKQAVLISQGFHIRRALALCGAAGIDAYGVGASSDPHDITWYAGGAREVLASGKAALDALVRPSPAFLGPHEPGVERALADEGP
- a CDS encoding trypsin-like serine peptidase, whose product is MVGVHVRFSRWRRARWVRAVLAGLYVVALAAAVPKGAGGHGREGSWSSEEARRFWGPSRMSEATEAPADDANADPQIEAQRITGSARHFAGVPSVGVLFYVGDDMRNHFCTASVVHSPKGNMIITAGHCSHGDEAAFVPDYRQGSGKQPFGVWAVDREFVDPRRDSTGEDSDLDFAFATVKPDGRGRQIERVTGANRLVRTPGYTNRTTVIGYPSSDADAADQAIRCTAMTTRLEGYKQLQMRCDGFYSGTSGSPWLIRFDERTKTGDLIGVLGGLNGGGPDGDESDKVSYSPINDDEIFKLYLDAINNREPKRA